CGATGGAAAACTCCAGAGCATCAGTTTCACTCCCCACGTAATCCCTTCTATTAGAGGGATCTTAACAACGGCTCACCTCTTTACAAAGGAGCCTCTCTCCACGGATGACTTAAAGACAATCTATGAAGAATTCTACAGGGACAAGCCATTTATCAGGTTCCCTTCAGGAGTTCCTTCCCTTACCGCAGTCAGAGGCTCTAACTTCTGTGATATAAGCTTTGAGGCGGATAAGGAAAATAACAGAGTTGTGGTGCTCTCGGCAATCGATAACCTTGTCAAAGGGGCTTCAGGTCAGGCTATCCAGAACATGAACCTCATGTTCGGGCTGGATGAAACATGTGGACTCTGGCTGCCTGCGGCGGCTCCATAACAAGCCAAGGCAAGAGAATATAACTCTTGACGGATTAAAGTAAAAAATGGAATTTGTCTCAAGGGGTACAGTCAGATGAAAGTAAAAGATGTCATGAACCCGAACGTTATTTTCTGCAAGCCTGACAATACAGTCCGGGAAGCGGCAAAAATCTTGAAGGAAAACAATATCAGTGGGGCTCCTATTCTTGAAGGGGAAAAGCTTGTGGGAATAATAAGCGAAGCGGATCTGCTGAGACTGCTCATTGTCCCCAAAAAAGGGGATCTCTGGCTTCCGAGCCCCTTTGAGGTTATAGAGATCCCTATCAGAGAACTCATTAGCTGGGAGGAAACAAAAAGAATGCTTTCTGATGTGGGTTCCACAAAGCTAGAAGAGATCATGACAAAGGATGTACACACAATCTCTTCTAAGGCGTCCATAGAAGAAGCTTCTGAGCATATGATAAGGCACAGGATCAACAGGCTTCCTGTAACTGAGGACAACCGTGTAGTTGGGATTGTTACACGCGGCGATATAATAAAAGGTCTTGCAAAGCTCTGAGGAAATGGAGAGTCT
The Methanosarcina thermophila TM-1 genome window above contains:
- a CDS encoding CBS domain-containing protein, translating into MKVKDVMNPNVIFCKPDNTVREAAKILKENNISGAPILEGEKLVGIISEADLLRLLIVPKKGDLWLPSPFEVIEIPIRELISWEETKRMLSDVGSTKLEEIMTKDVHTISSKASIEEASEHMIRHRINRLPVTEDNRVVGIVTRGDIIKGLAKL